A region from the Lolium perenne isolate Kyuss_39 chromosome 4, Kyuss_2.0, whole genome shotgun sequence genome encodes:
- the LOC127347671 gene encoding uncharacterized protein, whose product MAAKRAAGLAPNWSALPMDVMYRVVGRLPVGVDRLRAAKVCRQWRAAVRRRRRRHGNGPVVYLALVDGKVFSFPGAKPARPSRCPGYLGVCNDQLLFEDREYCCYRLVSPFTGRATALPNLSSIRDEQMSPDMSIRKMIVRPDGLIAAIVGREHFAKVALCSLEHFSWSVGAGDQWRWYEDMVYHDGKLYALVANGGDLLAFDLGYEDNGEAMISGVKTVITGSGYSGLRGMRYLVKSRSGELLMVNKIMNGAENPYAFELYKAVLQSWGSSWERVTPLDCDEALFVGRLSSRAVHADREGFEGYQIFFLDDTVGMSSRTSAPWVQPSHHAGVYDMLTGNITKLLPRESTKNEGPSPATWLFPEDSDDDDE is encoded by the coding sequence ATGGCGGCCAAGCGAGCGGCAGGACTCGCGCCAAACTGGTCCGCGCTCCCGATGGACGTCATGTACAGAGTCGTCGGCCGCCTCCCCGTCGGCGTCGACCGTCTCCGCGCCGCCAAAGTCTGCCGCCAATGGCGCGCCGCAGTGCGGCGACGGAGGCGAAGGCACGGCAACGGGCCCGTGGTGTACCTCGCGCTCGTGGACGGGAAGGTGTTCAGCTTCCCGGGCGCGAAGCCCGCGCGTCCATCTCGCTGCCCGGGCTACCTCGGCGTGTGCAACGACCAGCTTCTCTTCGAGGATAGAGAGTACTGCTGCTACCGTCTGGTGAGCCCTTTCACCGGCAGGGCGACGGCTCTCCCTAACCTGTCCTCCATCCGGGACGAGCAGATGAGTCCGGATATGTCCATCCGTAAGATGATCGTGCGCCCGGACGGCCTGATCGCCGCCATCGTCGGCCGCGAGCACTTCGCCAAGGTCGCGCTCTGCTCGCTGGAGCACTTCTCGTGGTCCGTCGGCGCGGGCGACCAATGGCGGTGGTACGAGGACATGGTGTACCACGATGGGAAGCTGTACGCGCTCGTCGCCAACGGTGGGGACCTCCTCGCGTTCGACCTGGGCTACGAGGACAACGGGGAGGCCATGATCTCCGGAGTCAAGACCGTCATCACCGGCAGTGGCTACAGCGGCCTGCGGGGAATGCGCTACCTCGTCAAATCACGCAGCGGCGAGCTTCTCATGGTCAACAAGATCATGAACGGCGCCGAGAATCCGTACGCTTTCGAGTTGTACAAGGCGGTTCTCCAGTCGTGGGGGTCGAGCTGGGAGCGGGTGACCCCCCTGGACTGCGATGAGGCGCTCTTCGTCGGCCGGCTGAGCTCGCGGGCCGTGCACGCCGACCGTGAAGGATTTGAGGGCTATCAGATCTTCTTCCTTGATGATACGGTTGGGATGTCGTCCCGGACGTCGGCGCCGTGGGTGCAGCCTTCGCATCACGCAGGCGTGTATGACATGCTGACCGGGAATATTACCAAGCTCCTGCCGCGGGAGTCGACGAAGAACGAAGGTCCGTCGCCGGCCACATGGCTCTTCCCTGAGGactccgacgacgacgatgagTGA